One stretch of Pirellulales bacterium DNA includes these proteins:
- a CDS encoding DUF1559 domain-containing protein yields MRDVQWSLAALACFAMVMTPCLQPCFGDEPPAIAAPAAIAAPAAIAAPAAQTDSAGSKAAAVDLSFVPASAVAALVLHPQQILAGEAADLLPVEVVTAAGLQKVGFDPAQIQEAIVVAAPPEMAAPAELAPSGPTERPAAGPRENAPSVGAILHFSQAYSRRDVFAKMKPMNPAIQELDGKKFAMLRGPMPIGLFMPDDRTLVVGTDGFLQAMMAAKNVDSKLTQLLRATDCSGTATAVFSLDAVRGLIDQALAHAPPLPPQFADFLKIPKLISSGVIKLDVRQPSEFSATLHTADAKSAEELQDLIERGLAMGRQMALVDLAQQQPRADDPVQQAMQKYMIRMTGRTFDSLKPTRDGADVRWAVKSSGGPVVSVAVIGVLVALLLPAVQAARAAAQRNQTVARLKEIGLALLNHESAYRRFPARAIFSKDGKPLLSWRVQILPYVDETRLYREFHLDEPWDSPHNKPLIARMPAVFAEPEDDPASGLTHFAAPVGKGLMFDGDKGTTIASITDGTSRTIMAVEADNALIWTKPEDLDVDLAKPLIGLGHVRSNGFFAVFGDCHTTLIPNDIDPSVLKAAFTIAGGEVIDSSALR; encoded by the coding sequence ATGCGCGATGTTCAATGGTCGCTCGCGGCGTTGGCCTGCTTTGCAATGGTGATGACCCCGTGCCTGCAGCCATGCTTTGGCGATGAGCCGCCGGCAATCGCTGCGCCTGCGGCCATCGCTGCGCCTGCGGCCATTGCTGCGCCTGCGGCCCAAACCGATTCAGCGGGATCAAAGGCCGCGGCGGTCGATCTGAGCTTTGTGCCCGCATCGGCCGTGGCGGCCTTGGTGCTGCATCCGCAACAAATTCTTGCCGGCGAAGCTGCGGACCTATTGCCGGTCGAGGTGGTCACTGCCGCCGGGCTGCAAAAGGTCGGCTTTGATCCGGCGCAGATTCAGGAGGCGATTGTCGTGGCAGCGCCGCCGGAGATGGCCGCTCCAGCGGAATTGGCGCCGTCCGGCCCGACCGAACGGCCAGCGGCTGGCCCGCGCGAAAACGCGCCAAGCGTCGGCGCGATTCTGCATTTTTCGCAAGCGTATTCGCGGCGCGATGTGTTTGCCAAAATGAAGCCAATGAATCCGGCGATTCAGGAGCTCGACGGCAAGAAATTCGCCATGCTCCGCGGCCCGATGCCGATCGGCCTGTTCATGCCCGACGACCGCACGCTCGTCGTCGGCACCGACGGCTTCTTGCAGGCAATGATGGCCGCCAAGAATGTCGACAGCAAGTTGACGCAATTATTGCGAGCGACCGATTGTTCGGGCACGGCGACCGCCGTTTTCTCGCTCGACGCCGTGCGCGGCCTGATCGATCAAGCGCTGGCCCACGCGCCGCCGCTGCCGCCGCAATTTGCCGATTTCCTGAAAATCCCGAAGCTGATTTCGTCGGGCGTCATCAAGCTCGATGTTCGCCAGCCGAGCGAATTTTCGGCGACGCTGCACACCGCCGACGCGAAATCCGCCGAGGAACTTCAAGACCTGATCGAGCGCGGCTTGGCCATGGGCCGGCAAATGGCGCTCGTCGATCTCGCGCAGCAGCAGCCGCGAGCCGATGACCCGGTGCAACAAGCGATGCAGAAATATATGATCCGCATGACCGGCCGAACGTTCGACAGCCTGAAACCGACGCGGGACGGAGCCGACGTGCGTTGGGCAGTAAAGAGCTCGGGCGGGCCGGTGGTAAGTGTCGCAGTGATCGGAGTGCTGGTGGCGCTTTTGCTTCCCGCAGTGCAGGCGGCTCGCGCGGCGGCCCAGCGCAATCAGACAGTTGCTAGGTTGAAGGAGATCGGCTTGGCGCTTTTGAACCACGAATCTGCATACCGGCGATTTCCGGCTCGAGCGATCTTCAGCAAAGATGGGAAGCCGCTCTTGAGTTGGCGGGTGCAAATCTTGCCGTATGTGGACGAAACCCGCTTGTATCGGGAATTCCATTTAGACGAGCCGTGGGATAGCCCGCACAACAAGCCGCTCATCGCTCGCATGCCGGCGGTTTTCGCGGAACCGGAAGATGATCCCGCCAGTGGTTTGACGCATTTCGCCGCTCCGGTCGGCAAAGGCCTCATGTTCGACGGCGATAAGGGCACGACAATTGCTAGCATCACCGACGGAACCAGCCGGACCATTATGGCCGTTGAAGCCGATAATGCGCTAATTTGGACCAAACCCGAAGATTTGGACGTAGACTTGGCCAAGCCGTTGATCGGCCTGGGGCACGTTCGGTCCAACGGTTTTTTTGCGGTTTTTGGCGACTGCCATACGACCCTGATTCCCAACGATATCGATCCCTCGGTGCTCAAAGCGGCATTTACGATCGCCGGAGGCGAAGTAATCGATTCGTCGGCACTGCGATAG
- the xseB gene encoding exodeoxyribonuclease VII small subunit, with the protein MTTDDEQLAATAAPPTAPPDFESALARMEAIVYELEEGRVGLAEALARYEEGVGLLRQCFALLETAERRIELLTGVDAAGNPVVEPYDDTASADQAEQGTRRSRQRSAGSSKPAKASRAPAQQAAASQAIETPSATDSSIPPEQSSRSACDPDAPPGPSKIDSPGRLF; encoded by the coding sequence ATGACAACTGACGACGAACAGCTTGCCGCAACAGCGGCCCCGCCAACCGCTCCGCCCGATTTTGAGAGCGCCCTCGCTCGGATGGAGGCGATCGTTTACGAATTGGAAGAGGGCCGGGTTGGATTGGCCGAAGCACTCGCCCGCTATGAAGAGGGGGTAGGTCTGTTGCGACAGTGCTTTGCACTCCTGGAAACGGCCGAACGGCGGATCGAACTGCTTACGGGCGTCGATGCGGCCGGTAATCCCGTGGTCGAGCCCTACGACGACACGGCGTCGGCCGATCAAGCCGAGCAAGGCACTCGCCGCAGCCGGCAGCGCAGCGCCGGATCGTCAAAGCCGGCCAAGGCTTCGCGGGCTCCGGCGCAGCAGGCCGCAGCCTCGCAGGCCATCGAAACACCTTCGGCAACGGATTCATCGATTCCACCCGAGCAATCGTCCCGCAGCGCGTGCGATCCCGACGCGCCGCCCGGCCCCAGCAAGATAGACTCGCCCGGCCGGCTGTTTTAG
- the ricT gene encoding regulatory iron-sulfur-containing complex subunit RicT produces MPKYVVRYGAMRNLGVMNARDDAPSSRGTQVVARTDRGLETGIVLCEATPEAVKQLTNPTSGQVLRAMTPADVLEQSRIIAQQRAEYESCLRLIEQLTLPMQLVDIEHIFGGERIVIYYLAENRVDFRELVRLLAAEFQTRIEMRQIGVRDEAKLLADYGDCGKPVCCNTHLNEMPPVSMKMAKLQKATLDPTKISGRCGRLKCCLRYEYDTYEQLQKDLPPVGSDVLTQTGRSRVLAHEILARQLLVETEDHRRVLIPAADVLTVLNRGAVEHGG; encoded by the coding sequence ATGCCGAAATACGTTGTTCGATACGGGGCAATGCGGAATTTGGGTGTGATGAATGCCCGAGACGACGCCCCGTCTAGCCGCGGCACGCAGGTTGTCGCCCGCACCGATCGCGGCCTCGAGACGGGCATCGTGCTTTGCGAGGCGACGCCCGAGGCCGTCAAGCAGCTCACCAATCCGACCTCGGGCCAAGTGCTCCGAGCGATGACCCCGGCCGACGTGCTCGAGCAATCGCGGATCATCGCCCAACAGCGTGCCGAATACGAATCGTGTCTGCGGCTGATCGAGCAATTGACCCTGCCGATGCAGCTGGTGGACATCGAGCACATTTTCGGCGGCGAGCGGATCGTCATTTATTACCTGGCCGAGAATCGGGTCGATTTTCGTGAGTTGGTCCGGCTGCTGGCGGCCGAATTTCAGACACGCATTGAAATGCGGCAAATCGGCGTCCGCGATGAAGCGAAGCTGTTGGCCGACTACGGCGACTGCGGCAAGCCGGTGTGCTGCAACACGCATCTCAACGAAATGCCCCCTGTTTCGATGAAAATGGCGAAATTGCAGAAGGCGACGCTCGATCCGACAAAAATTTCCGGCCGGTGCGGGCGGTTGAAATGTTGCCTGCGATACGAATACGATACCTATGAGCAATTGCAGAAGGATTTGCCGCCGGTCGGCTCGGACGTGTTGACGCAAACCGGCCGGAGCCGGGTGCTGGCCCATGAGATTCTTGCCCGGCAATTGCTCGTGGAGACGGAAGATCATCGGCGCGTGTTGATCCCCGCTGCCGATGTGTTGACGGTGTTGAACCGCGGCGCCGTCGAGCACGGTGGTTAA
- the xseA gene encoding exodeoxyribonuclease VII large subunit encodes MDAAATQLDRPQLPPVLTVSALTLLIKEVVEGSFPLVWVSGEISNFSRPQSGHCYLTLKDDQAQIRAVIWRGTAATIRCDLHDGLEVICRGHLDLYAPRGSYQLVVDELQPKGLGALEQALRRLREKLAAEGLFERGRKRPIPAFPRRIAVVTSPTGAAIRDFLQVLGRRWRGCDVLVVPVRVQGVGSADEIARAIATVNRLLTPIDVLVVARGGGSLEDLWAFNEEAVVRAIAGSRIPVVSGVGHEIDVTLADLVADLRALTPSEAAERVVPAIDDIRAKLRSRQQQMVAALRNRVGNERRRLESLADRRVVRKPFDRLHELGQQLDQWSARSERAIRQRLAQARQCATGMSARLESLSPLGVLSRGYTLTTRLDGRLIAASEELSVGDQIQTRFARGQVISRVESVGNADGAGAATADSQDWQNSKS; translated from the coding sequence ATGGACGCAGCCGCTACACAACTCGATCGCCCGCAGTTGCCGCCGGTGCTGACGGTTTCGGCTCTCACGCTTTTGATCAAGGAGGTCGTCGAAGGGAGTTTTCCGCTGGTCTGGGTCAGCGGCGAAATTTCCAATTTCTCGCGCCCGCAATCCGGACACTGCTATCTCACGCTCAAAGACGATCAGGCCCAGATCCGGGCCGTCATTTGGCGCGGCACTGCCGCCACGATCCGCTGCGATTTGCACGATGGGCTCGAAGTGATCTGCCGCGGGCATTTGGACCTCTATGCCCCCCGCGGCAGCTACCAGCTTGTCGTCGACGAGCTGCAGCCGAAGGGGCTCGGAGCACTGGAGCAGGCGCTGCGCCGGCTGCGAGAAAAGCTGGCGGCAGAAGGGCTTTTTGAGCGGGGCCGAAAGCGGCCAATTCCCGCCTTTCCACGCCGCATCGCCGTTGTCACTAGCCCCACCGGCGCCGCGATCCGCGATTTTCTGCAAGTGCTCGGCCGCCGCTGGCGAGGCTGCGATGTGCTGGTCGTGCCCGTGCGCGTGCAAGGAGTCGGATCGGCCGACGAAATCGCGCGGGCGATCGCGACCGTGAATCGGCTGCTGACGCCCATCGACGTGCTCGTCGTGGCTCGCGGCGGCGGGAGTTTGGAAGACCTGTGGGCGTTTAACGAAGAAGCGGTGGTGCGGGCGATCGCTGGCTCGCGGATTCCGGTCGTGTCGGGCGTGGGGCATGAAATCGATGTCACCTTGGCCGATTTGGTGGCCGACCTGCGGGCGCTGACGCCCAGTGAGGCCGCCGAGCGCGTCGTGCCGGCGATCGACGACATTCGGGCCAAGCTTCGCTCTCGGCAACAGCAAATGGTCGCCGCGCTGCGCAATCGCGTCGGCAATGAGCGCCGGCGGCTCGAATCGCTCGCCGATCGGCGTGTCGTGCGGAAGCCGTTTGACCGCTTGCACGAATTGGGGCAACAATTGGACCAGTGGTCGGCGCGGTCCGAACGAGCCATCCGGCAGCGTTTGGCACAAGCCCGGCAATGCGCGACGGGAATGTCGGCGCGGCTGGAATCGCTCAGTCCACTTGGAGTGTTATCGCGCGGTTACACATTGACGACGCGGCTCGATGGCCGGCTGATCGCCGCCAGCGAGGAATTGTCGGTGGGGGATCAAATTCAGACTCGTTTCGCCCGCGGGCAGGTGATCAGCCGGGTCGAAAGCGTCGGAAATGCGGACGGCGCGGGCGCCGCAACGGCGGATTCGCAAGATTGGCAAAATAGCAAGAGTTGA
- a CDS encoding Minf_1886 family protein — protein MLDPTHPLAQLLNRDRRYRLDAYAFVEEALGYAHEALGMGRHKLSDEEDQPPIPTPEEGGQAERHLTGQELCEAIRQYAVEEFGYLAKSVLNSWGIYTTRDFGNIVFNLIEIKRMKKTREDRLEDFDDVYDFDTAFRKSFHFRPDSSEEENG, from the coding sequence ATGCTCGACCCCACCCATCCGCTGGCCCAGCTCTTGAATCGCGACCGCCGCTATCGGCTCGATGCCTATGCGTTCGTGGAAGAAGCGCTGGGCTATGCACACGAAGCGCTGGGAATGGGCCGGCACAAGCTTTCCGACGAAGAGGATCAGCCCCCAATCCCGACGCCGGAAGAGGGTGGCCAGGCCGAGCGGCATTTGACCGGCCAGGAGCTATGCGAAGCAATTCGCCAATATGCCGTCGAGGAATTCGGCTATCTGGCGAAATCAGTGCTGAATAGCTGGGGCATTTACACGACTCGCGATTTCGGCAACATCGTGTTCAACCTGATCGAAATCAAGCGGATGAAAAAGACGCGCGAAGATCGGCTCGAAGATTTTGACGACGTCTACGATTTCGACACCGCCTTCCGCAAATCGTTCCATTTTCGGCCCGACTCATCGGAGGAGGAGAATGGCTAG
- a CDS encoding prenyltransferase/squalene oxidase repeat-containing protein gives MVRRKLLAALGIFTLSATVGGLAHAADTAAPAESDAKLYQQTVDRGVEYLITKGVQEDGSYGKDLGPGMASICTDALLRQGRSPDDPAVAKSLKWIKTFVHSDGGIYSPDSPVKNYETSLAVLAFTDANGDGRYTTLLKNADKFLNGIQWGGEESDVKYGGAGYGKHKRPDLSNTGFFMDALKAAGNGPNDEAVKRALVFVSRCQNFESPANTTPYAAKNPDGGFYYTPTVEGGSEAGTTADGGLRSYGSMTYTGLKSMIYAGVKADDPRVKAAVGWVKKNYTLDANPGMPEREAGLFYYYNTFSKALAALGQDEIVDAEGRSHNWRHELLEAIAKRQKPDGSWVNSSHRWLEGNPNLVTAYCLISLANSKAKH, from the coding sequence ATGGTCCGCCGCAAGCTATTGGCCGCCTTGGGCATTTTCACTTTGAGCGCAACCGTCGGAGGCTTGGCTCACGCCGCAGATACCGCCGCGCCGGCCGAGTCGGACGCAAAGCTCTATCAGCAAACCGTCGATCGGGGCGTCGAATATCTCATTACCAAGGGCGTGCAAGAAGATGGTTCCTACGGCAAGGATCTTGGCCCCGGCATGGCCTCGATTTGCACCGATGCCTTGCTGCGGCAAGGACGCTCGCCCGACGATCCGGCCGTGGCCAAGAGCCTAAAATGGATCAAAACGTTCGTTCATTCGGATGGCGGCATCTATTCGCCCGACTCGCCGGTCAAGAATTATGAAACATCGCTGGCCGTGCTGGCGTTCACCGACGCCAACGGCGACGGCCGCTACACGACGCTCTTGAAGAACGCCGACAAGTTTTTGAACGGCATTCAATGGGGCGGTGAAGAATCGGATGTGAAATACGGCGGCGCCGGCTACGGCAAGCACAAACGGCCCGACCTCTCGAACACCGGCTTCTTCATGGATGCCCTGAAGGCGGCGGGCAACGGCCCGAACGACGAAGCCGTCAAGCGGGCTTTGGTGTTCGTGTCGCGCTGCCAGAATTTCGAATCGCCGGCCAACACCACGCCCTACGCCGCCAAGAATCCCGACGGCGGCTTTTACTACACCCCGACGGTCGAAGGGGGCAGCGAAGCCGGAACCACCGCGGATGGCGGCCTGCGCAGCTACGGCTCGATGACCTACACCGGCCTGAAGAGCATGATCTACGCCGGCGTGAAGGCCGACGATCCGCGCGTCAAGGCGGCGGTCGGCTGGGTGAAGAAAAACTACACGCTCGATGCCAACCCCGGCATGCCCGAACGCGAAGCCGGATTGTTCTACTACTACAACACGTTCTCGAAAGCGCTTGCCGCGTTGGGCCAAGACGAAATCGTCGACGCCGAAGGCCGCTCCCACAATTGGCGCCACGAGCTGCTCGAAGCCATCGCCAAGCGCCAAAAGCCCGACGGCTCGTGGGTCAATTCCAGCCACCGCTGGCTGGAAGGCAACCCAAATCTGGTCACCGCCTACTGCCTGATCTCGCTCGCCAATTCGAAGGCGAAGCATTGA